A portion of the Micromonospora vinacea genome contains these proteins:
- a CDS encoding nitroreductase family deazaflavin-dependent oxidoreductase, with the protein MPEVHDSPNAWVAEHIHRFEETGGRPRPGVNDLLLTTRGRKTGELRRTALVYERDGDHYVLAASNRGADHHPAWYLNLLADPYVTVQVGTETFGAYARPATAGERPHLWRLMVSARSEYAAYQQRITREIPVVLLEPVTK; encoded by the coding sequence ATGCCCGAGGTCCACGACAGCCCGAACGCTTGGGTCGCGGAGCACATCCACCGGTTCGAGGAAACCGGCGGCCGACCCCGGCCCGGCGTGAACGACCTGCTCCTGACGACCCGAGGCCGAAAGACCGGCGAACTGCGCCGCACCGCGCTCGTCTACGAACGCGACGGCGACCACTACGTGCTGGCCGCCTCCAACCGCGGCGCAGACCACCACCCCGCGTGGTACCTCAACCTGCTCGCCGACCCGTACGTCACGGTGCAGGTCGGTACGGAGACCTTCGGCGCGTACGCGCGCCCCGCCACGGCCGGGGAGCGTCCGCATCTGTGGCGCTTGATGGTTTCGGCCAGGTCGGAGTACGCCGCCTACCAACAACGAATCACCCGGGAGATCCCCGTGGTTCTCCTGGAACCTGTAACGAAATGA
- a CDS encoding NAD(P)-dependent oxidoreductase — protein MRIVVFGAGGRAGRQAVAEARRRGHQVTALVRNPADHGDLTDARVVAGDVTDAGSIAQAAAEHDAAISAAVDLSVPPHDFFTASSRALAAGLTKAGVRRLVVVGLASIMPGASGAALMDQPGYPNEYRPFYLGHAAGLDELRTSDLDWAYLAPAGDFDHGGTRTGHYRVAEHGDPASRISYADFAISLVDEIEAPRHHRASAIVREV, from the coding sequence ATGAGGATCGTGGTCTTCGGCGCGGGCGGTCGAGCCGGACGGCAGGCCGTCGCCGAGGCGCGACGACGCGGCCACCAGGTCACCGCCCTGGTGCGCAACCCCGCTGACCACGGCGACCTGACCGACGCACGGGTGGTGGCAGGCGACGTGACCGACGCCGGGAGCATCGCGCAGGCAGCCGCCGAGCACGACGCCGCCATCAGCGCCGCCGTCGACCTATCCGTACCGCCGCACGACTTCTTCACCGCATCGTCGCGCGCCCTGGCCGCCGGCCTGACCAAGGCAGGTGTACGTCGCCTGGTGGTGGTCGGCCTCGCCTCGATCATGCCCGGGGCATCCGGTGCCGCCCTGATGGACCAGCCCGGCTACCCGAACGAGTACCGGCCCTTCTACCTGGGTCATGCAGCGGGCCTTGACGAGCTTCGGACCTCCGACCTCGACTGGGCCTACCTGGCCCCCGCCGGTGACTTCGACCACGGCGGCACACGCACCGGCCACTACCGGGTTGCCGAACATGGCGACCCAGCCAGCCGGATCAGCTATGCGGACTTCGCGATCTCACTTGTCGACGAGATCGAGGCACCCCGCCACCACCGCGCCTCCGCGATTGTCCGGGAGGTGTGA
- a CDS encoding winged helix-turn-helix transcriptional regulator has protein sequence MRQPLPADMFDELCPSSLNPIRFGDKWAALIIRCLEQGPRRFSELRVPLRRVTPKVLTQSLRSLERDGLIKRTVFPEVTPHVEYELTPVGRSMLEPIAVACAWAEQHWDQLLDARESYDNATRRNRAG, from the coding sequence ATGAGGCAACCTCTGCCCGCCGACATGTTCGACGAGCTGTGCCCGTCCTCGCTCAATCCGATCCGATTCGGCGACAAGTGGGCGGCGCTCATCATCCGCTGTCTTGAGCAGGGGCCTCGCCGGTTCTCGGAGCTGCGCGTGCCGCTGCGCCGCGTCACCCCCAAGGTGCTCACCCAGTCGCTGCGCTCCCTCGAACGGGACGGGCTGATCAAGCGCACCGTCTTCCCCGAGGTCACCCCGCACGTGGAGTACGAGCTGACGCCGGTGGGCCGCAGCATGCTCGAACCGATTGCGGTTGCCTGCGCCTGGGCCGAGCAGCATTGGGACCAGTTGCTCGACGCCCGCGAGTCGTACGACAACGCCACCCGGCGCAACCGCGCTGGGTGA